CGGCACGCAGGGTACTGGCGAACACCTTCAGCACCCGGTCCCCCTGGGTGTGCCCTTCATGGTCATTCACGGCCTTGAAGCCGTCGAGATCGATCATCCCCAGCGTGAAGGCCTGTCCCTGGTCATGCCAGCGCTGGGTGTCCTCGTCAAAGGCCCGCCGGTTGAGCAGGCCCGTCAGCGGGTCTTGGCGCACCTGCGCGGCGCTGGCCGTCCGTAGCACCTGTCGGTCCAGGGCGCTGCGGACACTGCGTCCGGCGGATTCCAACAGGGCCCGGTCACTGCCGCGCCACTGGGTGACGGCGTTGTCCTGCAGCCGCACGGCCATCAGCAGCGACGTGATGCGGCCGCGGGTGCCGAGCGGGATCCAGGCGATCTGGCCGATGCCCGCCGCGACCACCAGCGGCAGGGCGTGGGGGTCCAGCGGATACTCCTCCAGGTACCGTGGTTGCGAGAGGGCCCGCAGCGTCCGGGTGATGCCGCCCGGCCAGCGCGGCAGGTGCGCCGCCACCGCCAGCGCCGCGTCCGGTAGGCCCGGGCGAGCGTACGCCGCTTCCACCCGCAGGTCGTCGTCCTCGAAGACGATCAGGCCGGTGTAGTCGCTGCCGATCGCCTCGCCCAGCAGCGCCGCCGCCGACATGGTCATGTGCTCCGGGTCGAGCTCCAGATCCATCAGGCTGTTGACGCCTTCCAGCACCTGGGCGTGCTGGAGGGTGCGGGAGAGTTCCTGGGTGAACTGCGCCTGTGCCCCGACTTCCCGCTGTAAGGCGCGCGTCAGCAGCCGGAATTCGAGTTCGTTCACCACCGTGTCGGCCAGGTCTTGCAGGGCCTGCAGATCGGCGGGCGTCAGGGGGTGATCCTGGGTATCCATCACGCAGAGCGTCCCGACCCGGTGGCCGGAGGGGGTGGTCAGTGGGGCGCCAGCGTACATGTGAATGTGCGGGTCGCCGAGCACCATTGGGTTGTCGTGGAAGCGCGGGTCGAGGTGCGCGTTTTCGACGACCATCGGGGTGTCCTGCAGGATGGCCCAGGCACAGAAGGAATGCTGGCGGTCCGCATTGGTGTCGGTGATGCCGACGGCAGCTTTGCCCCACTGGCGGTGCTGATCGACGAAGTTGAGGAACGCGGCGGGGGTGCCGAGCAGGTGGGCGGCCAGGCGGGTGACGCGGTCAAAGGCCGCTTCGGGGAGGGTATCGAGGATGTCATAGCGGGCGAGGGCCATCAACCGGGCGTATTCGCTGTCAGGGAGAGGGGCGCTGGTCATTGTTTTCAGCATACTGGGCGGGTCTCGCAAGGCTCTGACACAACACACGTAGGTGTCGTCACGGCGAGGCAGGATGGGCTTCAGGTGATCGCTCCGCTGACGATATGAAATTTGGGAAGATCATGTGCGAAACGCTTACGCCACCTCAACGATGAAGTCACGGATTTCGTAGCTCATCAGCAGCGTATTGAACGTCAGTTCCGGCGTGCTCACGATGCGCAAGGGCAAGCTCAGCAGCCGGTGCAAA
This region of Deinococcus ruber genomic DNA includes:
- a CDS encoding sensor domain-containing diguanylate cyclase; its protein translation is MTSAPLPDSEYARLMALARYDILDTLPEAAFDRVTRLAAHLLGTPAAFLNFVDQHRQWGKAAVGITDTNADRQHSFCAWAILQDTPMVVENAHLDPRFHDNPMVLGDPHIHMYAGAPLTTPSGHRVGTLCVMDTQDHPLTPADLQALQDLADTVVNELEFRLLTRALQREVGAQAQFTQELSRTLQHAQVLEGVNSLMDLELDPEHMTMSAAALLGEAIGSDYTGLIVFEDDDLRVEAAYARPGLPDAALAVAAHLPRWPGGITRTLRALSQPRYLEEYPLDPHALPLVVAAGIGQIAWIPLGTRGRITSLLMAVRLQDNAVTQWRGSDRALLESAGRSVRSALDRQVLRTASAAQVRQDPLTGLLNRRAFDEDTQRWHDQGQAFTLGMIDLDGFKAVNDHEGHTQGDRVLKVFASTLRAELDDTAQLYRFGGDEFVLLLPACQEDTLLEMVDIAILAARQVAELGGASVGMAHSGEAVGTALLELADTRMYAVKQRRHALKRLDHPAAAHASPLDVEGPPGTVAAIEEP